GCGCGCGAGCTGCCCTGGTTCACCGACTCCGTGCGCGACATCCGCATGCTGCGGATCGAGGAGAACGACGATCTCGGTCCGGCGGTGGAACAGCCGGCCCGCGCGCGCCGCCGGTAGCCTTACGTCAGGCCGGGGAAGCCGAGGCGTGCGAGCGCGGCGTAGGTGACGACGCCGGCGGCGGTGGAGAGGTTGATCGAACGGACCGCGCCGGGGCGCATCGGGATACGCAGCGCGCGGTCGGGATGCGCGTCGAGCAGCGATTGCGGTAGGCCTGCGGTCTCCTTACCGAAGACGAGCGCGTCGCCGGGCGCGAAGGCGGCGTCGGTGTAGGCGCGCTTCGCGCGGGTTGAGAGCAGCCAGAGGCGGCGTGCGGCGAAGGCGGCGAGGAACGCGTCGAGCGAGGGGTGGACGACGACGCCGAGCGCGTCCCAGTAATCGAGGCCGGCGCGCTTGAGCTCGCGGTCGTCGATCCGGAAGCCGAGCGGCTCGACGAGGTGCAGCGCGCAGCCGGTCGCCGCGCACAGGCGCGCGACGTTCCCTGCGTTCGGCGGAATCTGCGGCTCGACCAGCACGACGTGCAGCGGCGCGTCGCGCACCGCCTCCAGCGCGACCAGACGGTCCTGCGGCTGCGACGTCATCGTATCACCGCGAGCGCGCAGCCGGAATCAGCGGGTGGCGGCGAGCTCGGCGCCGTTTGCCAGCGCGACCAGTTCGGCGGTGCGCGCGCGCGGCGCGACCACGTACGAGACGCCGCCGTGCGCGCGAAAGATCATGTCGAGCGCGGCGCGCGGGTAGCGCGTGGCGACCGCCGGGTGCGCGGGGTCGTTCACCAGCACGTGCTCCGGCTCGACGCCGCGCACGACGAGGAGATGGCCGTCGCTGTGCTCGAGCGGCGCACCCGGCAGCTCGCCGGCGTTCCACCCGATCGAGATCGCGAGCGGCAGCCCCGCCGCGACGAACGCCGCCGCGTGGTCGATCCCGCGCAGGTACGCCACGACGCCGCGCAAGCCGCGCGCGCCGGCGTACGCGGCGTTGAACGCCCAGTTCCCCGTGCCGTTGTACGCCGCGTCGAAGACGCCGTGCGCCACGGTGGGCACGTCGGCGTCGACGCCGTGGAACTGGAGGAGCATCGCGAGCGACGCCGCGGAGCACCAGCCGCGCTCCTCGGGATGCGTCGCGAGATACTGCGCGAGCTTCGGGACCGCGAGCGTCTCGGCGCGCTTGCGCGGCGCGGCGCGCGTGTCGGGCGGCGGCGGAACGGCGACGGCGACGGCGTCCAATTCGGCGGTGCTCGCCACGCCGAGCGCGGTCAGCGGAACGTCGCTGCGCACGACGTCGACCTCGATCCGCGTCTGCTCGTCGGCGCCGTCGAGCGAGCGGCGCTCCTCGGGCGACCAGCGCACGTAGAGCAGCGGCTCGGAGACGCTCTCGTCGGCGCGGTGTGCGATCAGCGCGATGCCGCCGTGCGGCGCCGCGGTGTTCCACGAGACGACCGCGCGCGTCGCGCTCGGCACGCGCAGCAGCGCCTCTCTTCCCGGGCGCTCGATCAGCCGCAGCATGCGCGCCGGAGCACGTTCAAATGCTCCACTCCCAGCAGTTCCAGAAGCTCGAGATGTAGGTCGCCGGCTTCCAGTTCTGCATGTCGGTGTTCACCGCGGAGTAGGCGTTCTGCCAGTAGAAGAACACCGCCGGGACGAGCTCGTGGATGCGCGACTCTTCCTGCTGGTAGAGCGCCTTGCGCTTCGCGTGGTCGTAGGTGAGCAGCGCTTCGTGGCTGGCGCGCGTCACGACCGGGTCGTCGAGCCAGGTCGAATTCGTGCCGTGCGGCGGGATGAACTTGGCGCTCCACAAGCCTTCGTTGTCGGGATCGGGGCCGTTCGTCTCGATGGTGAACTCGGTGTCGTACTTGCCGGTGTAGACCGGGCCGTCGCGCGCGAAGAGCAGCGAGCCGGGATAGTTTTTGATCTCCAGGTCGATCCCAACCGCGCGGAGGTCTTGCTGCAGCTGCACCTCGGCTTGGATGTTCGACTGCTTCGAAGGCGTGGTCGAGACCGAGAAGTGCAGCGGAACGCCGGCTTTGAAGCGAATCCCGTTCGTGCCGGGCTGCCAGCCGGCGGCGTCGAGCAGCTTCTTCGCGTCCTCCACGTCGTGCGGGTAGGGCGGAATGTTCGGCGCCGCCCACGAGGTGGGGACGACGTCGCTGACCGAGATCTGGTTGTAGCCGTGGAAGATCGTCGCGCGCATGCGGTCCCAGTCGACCGCCTCGGCGACGGCGCGGCGCACCCGCACGTCGTGCAGCACGGGCTTCGCGATGTTGAAGGCGAGCCGGCGCCAGTTCGCGCTCAGCACCTTGGTCGTGCGCACGCCGGCGATCTTCGGCAGCTCGTCGATCTGGTTCTCGCCGACCCCTTCGTAGAGGTCGACCTCGTGCGTCTTCGTCTGCGCCAGCAGCGTCTCGGCGTTCGGGATGAAGACGTAGCTGAGATGCGAGAGCTTCGGCGGGCCGCGCCAGTAGTACGGGTTCGGCACGAACTCCAGCGACTGCCCGTGATTCCACGCTTGCAGCACGAACGGTCCGCTCGAGATCGGCTTCGCGTTGAACGGCGCTTGGTTGAGATCCGGGAGCTTCGCCAGCAGGTGCGCAGGGAGCGGCGGGAAGCCGGCGCCGCCGACCGCGAACACGCCCAGAATGCCGGCGTTGACCGCTTTGAGGCGCACGCGCGCGGTCCAGTTGTCGGTCAGCGTGATCGAGGCAATGTCGTCCCAGCCGATCGTGAGCCGCGTGTTGTTCTTCGGGTTCAGCACCGCGTGCCAGGTGAAGACGAGGTCGCGCGCGTCGTACGGCGCGCCGTCGGACCAGCGCATCCCCTTGCGGAAGTGCAAGACGATCGTTTTGCCGTCTTTGGAGATGCCGCCGTTCTGCAGCGTCGGAACCTCGGTGACCGCGGCCGGGACGAAATTGCCGTCGATGTCGTAGCGGAAGAGCGGCTCGAAGACGACGTACGCGATGTCGTTCGCCGCCTGCGTGTTGGCGAAGAGCGGGTTGAGCGTGTCGGGCTCGTACGCCGAGCCGTAGCGCAGGTGGCCGGGCTGCGTCCACGGATGCCGTCCGCCGCTCGCGCCGTTCGAGGGTGCGCTCTGCTCGGTCTTCGCGCAGCCGCCGAGCAGAACGGCGCATGCAGCCAGCAGCGCGAGCAGGTTCGAGCGAACGTCAGGCATGCAGAACCTCGGACTTCACGATGGCGGGAGCGATGGCGTCGTAGAACGCGTGCGGACCGCTGCGCACCAGATCGTCGCACGGCAAGCCCGTCTCGGCACGCGCGCGCTCGACGTGTGCGCGCGCTTCTTCTTCGCTGCAGTCGCGCGTGTTGAGCGCGATACCGACGACGCGCGCGGGCTTCACCGTCGCGCACAGTCCTTCGTAGGTGCGAATCAAGGTGCGGTACGAGAGGATCGGGACGTCGTAGTCCTCGATCGCGGTGCGCGCGACGCTGTGCACGAGCACGAGCGCGTCGGGCGCGCCGCCGAACAGCAGCGCCAGCGTCACCGGCGCAAAGGCCGGGTTGTTGATCCCGCCCTGTCCTTCGAGCAGCAGCAGATCGCGCGCACGGCGCTCGCCTTCGAGCACGAGCTGCTCGGCCGCGCCGGGCGCGAAGTCGGCGACGACGCGGTCGATCGCCGTTCCCCAGCCGGCGATCGCGATCCCGATTTGCCCGGTCGGCACGAACGCTGCGTCCACGCCGCGCTCGCGCGCCGCGCGCACCAGCTCTAGCGCGGCGGTCATCTTCCCGACCGCGGCGTCGCTGCCGACGGTCAGCACGATCTTCGCTTTGACGTCCCAGGCGGCGCCGGAGAAGAGCGGCGCCGCCGGGGGCAAGCGCAGGTCCCAGATGCGCGTGTCGTGCTCGCGCGCGAGCGCGGCGAACTCTTCGTCGTCGTTCAGCATCGCGTGCAGGCCGCTGACGATCTCGAGCCGCGCGCGCAGCGCGGCGGCGATCGCCGCGCGAAAGTCGTCGGGGAGCAGCCCGCCGGCCGGCGCGATCCCGACCAGCAGCGAGGTCGGTCCGAAGCGCATGCTCTCGTCGAGCGAGGCGACGATCGGCGCGTTGCTGCCGAGGTGCGGCAGCACGTCGCCGACGCGCTTGCCGGCGTAATCCGGATCGATGACGGCGACCACGGTATCCGAGGAGTACGCGATGACGCCGTGCGCCATCTTCGCCGCCCGCGACGTGAGCGCGTGCGAAGCCAGGACGACGTAGCGCCGGCTCAGCGGGCAATCTCCGCGGCTGCGCGCACGCCGAGTCCCGGGCCATCGGGAAGAACGATCTTGCCGCCGGCATAGGTAATGCCCGCGAAGGGATCGCGCGCGGTCAGAAACGGTCCGTCCAGATCGGCCCAGTCGACCAGCGGGCTCAGGTGCGCGGCGGCCGTGGTGAGGATCTGCGACTCGACCATGCAGCCGAGCATGATCTTCAGCCCCATCGCGCGCGCGGTGTGGATCATCTCGAGCGCGCCGCGGATTCCGCCGCACTTCACCAGCTTCACGTTGATCCCGTCAACGCAGCCGAGCAGCGCGGGAAGATCTTTCGCGTCCTTCGAGTCCTCATCGGTGACGATCGGGATCGGCGAGCGCTCGCGGATCCAGCGCAGCTTCTCCGGCGACCCGGCCGGAATCGGCTGCTCGCAGAACTCGATCTCGTATTTGCGCAGCGCGGTCAGCAGCTCGACCGTTTGCTCCGGCGTCCAGCCTTCGTTCGCGTCGATGCGGATCGTCCCGGTGTAGA
The sequence above is drawn from the Candidatus Eremiobacterota bacterium genome and encodes:
- a CDS encoding tRNA (cytidine(34)-2'-O)-methyltransferase, which gives rise to MTSQPQDRLVALEAVRDAPLHVVLVEPQIPPNAGNVARLCAATGCALHLVEPLGFRIDDRELKRAGLDYWDALGVVVHPSLDAFLAAFAARRLWLLSTRAKRAYTDAAFAPGDALVFGKETAGLPQSLLDAHPDRALRIPMRPGAVRSINLSTAAGVVTYAALARLGFPGLT
- a CDS encoding C39 family peptidase; the protein is MLRLIERPGREALLRVPSATRAVVSWNTAAPHGGIALIAHRADESVSEPLLYVRWSPEERRSLDGADEQTRIEVDVVRSDVPLTALGVASTAELDAVAVAVPPPPDTRAAPRKRAETLAVPKLAQYLATHPEERGWCSAASLAMLLQFHGVDADVPTVAHGVFDAAYNGTGNWAFNAAYAGARGLRGVVAYLRGIDHAAAFVAAGLPLAISIGWNAGELPGAPLEHSDGHLLVVRGVEPEHVLVNDPAHPAVATRYPRAALDMIFRAHGGVSYVVAPRARTAELVALANGAELAATR
- a CDS encoding peptide ABC transporter substrate-binding protein is translated as MPDVRSNLLALLAACAVLLGGCAKTEQSAPSNGASGGRHPWTQPGHLRYGSAYEPDTLNPLFANTQAANDIAYVVFEPLFRYDIDGNFVPAAVTEVPTLQNGGISKDGKTIVLHFRKGMRWSDGAPYDARDLVFTWHAVLNPKNNTRLTIGWDDIASITLTDNWTARVRLKAVNAGILGVFAVGGAGFPPLPAHLLAKLPDLNQAPFNAKPISSGPFVLQAWNHGQSLEFVPNPYYWRGPPKLSHLSYVFIPNAETLLAQTKTHEVDLYEGVGENQIDELPKIAGVRTTKVLSANWRRLAFNIAKPVLHDVRVRRAVAEAVDWDRMRATIFHGYNQISVSDVVPTSWAAPNIPPYPHDVEDAKKLLDAAGWQPGTNGIRFKAGVPLHFSVSTTPSKQSNIQAEVQLQQDLRAVGIDLEIKNYPGSLLFARDGPVYTGKYDTEFTIETNGPDPDNEGLWSAKFIPPHGTNSTWLDDPVVTRASHEALLTYDHAKRKALYQQEESRIHELVPAVFFYWQNAYSAVNTDMQNWKPATYISSFWNCWEWSI
- a CDS encoding DUF1611 domain-containing protein, which produces MAHGVIAYSSDTVVAVIDPDYAGKRVGDVLPHLGSNAPIVASLDESMRFGPTSLLVGIAPAGGLLPDDFRAAIAAALRARLEIVSGLHAMLNDDEEFAALAREHDTRIWDLRLPPAAPLFSGAAWDVKAKIVLTVGSDAAVGKMTAALELVRAARERGVDAAFVPTGQIGIAIAGWGTAIDRVVADFAPGAAEQLVLEGERRARDLLLLEGQGGINNPAFAPVTLALLFGGAPDALVLVHSVARTAIEDYDVPILSYRTLIRTYEGLCATVKPARVVGIALNTRDCSEEEARAHVERARAETGLPCDDLVRSGPHAFYDAIAPAIVKSEVLHA
- a CDS encoding dipeptide epimerase, which codes for MEVEPLELPLKHTFTIARSSESSARSVVVRLRWNGLEGLGESAPNARYDEDVPSVAAGLTALELGDDPYAFERLLDGLTPAQRCGLDIALHDLVGKDLDRPLWRLLGLDPARTPQTSFTIGIASVDEMVAKVREVIDHPVLKVKLGKGAEVETVEAIRSIYTGTIRIDANEGWTPEQTVELLTALRKYEIEFCEQPIPAGSPEKLRWIRERSPIPIVTDEDSKDAKDLPALLGCVDGINVKLVKCGGIRGALEMIHTARAMGLKIMLGCMVESQILTTAAAHLSPLVDWADLDGPFLTARDPFAGITYAGGKIVLPDGPGLGVRAAAEIAR